A region from the Citrobacter telavivensis genome encodes:
- the fabZ gene encoding 3-hydroxyacyl-ACP dehydratase FabZ yields MTTNTHTLHIEEILELLPHRFPFLLVDRVLDFEEGRFLRAVKNVSVNEPFFQGHFPGKPIFPGVLILEAMAQATGILAFKSVGKLEPGELYYFAGIDEARFKRPVVPGDQMIMEVTFEKTRRGLTRFKGVALVDGKVVCEATMMCARSREA; encoded by the coding sequence TTGACTACTAACACTCATACTCTGCATATTGAAGAGATTTTAGAACTTCTGCCGCACCGTTTTCCGTTTTTACTGGTTGACCGCGTGCTGGACTTTGAAGAAGGTCGTTTTCTGCGCGCAGTGAAAAATGTCTCCGTTAACGAGCCGTTTTTCCAGGGCCATTTCCCGGGTAAACCTATTTTCCCAGGCGTGCTGATTCTGGAAGCAATGGCACAGGCTACGGGTATTCTTGCGTTTAAAAGCGTAGGGAAACTGGAGCCAGGAGAACTCTACTATTTCGCGGGTATCGATGAAGCACGCTTTAAGCGTCCCGTAGTGCCAGGCGATCAGATGATCATGGAAGTCACTTTCGAGAAAACGCGCCGTGGCCTGACCCGCTTTAAAGGGGTTGCGCTGGTTGACGGTAAAGTAGTTTGCGAAGCAACGATGATGTGCGCTCGTAGTCGGGAGGCCTGA